In a single window of the Flavobacterium ammoniigenes genome:
- a CDS encoding VOC family protein gives MENHINQLTLVVKDYDEAIAFYTQKLHFELIEDTVLNDTKRWVVVAPKNSQCRLLLAKAANEEQLNSVGNQTGGRVFLFMNTDNFDVEYQNLVDNQIKIVREPTTETYGRVLVFEDLYGNLWDLIEPVSTKDTSFYSTAILAIKPEVHFDTAIKALKKLQAATKLEKGNFLFELHLDTENKNQIIVWEGFYSESDFQAHLNSVHLQDFLKQNVVDFISGYPANRIV, from the coding sequence ATGGAAAATCACATCAATCAACTTACTTTAGTCGTTAAAGACTATGATGAAGCCATTGCTTTTTATACTCAAAAATTACATTTTGAATTAATTGAAGATACGGTACTTAATGACACCAAAAGATGGGTTGTCGTAGCTCCAAAAAATTCACAATGCCGATTGTTATTAGCAAAAGCAGCAAATGAAGAGCAATTAAATTCTGTTGGAAATCAAACGGGAGGTCGTGTTTTTCTATTTATGAATACAGATAATTTTGATGTTGAGTATCAAAATTTAGTTGATAATCAGATCAAGATTGTTCGCGAACCTACTACTGAAACTTACGGAAGAGTATTGGTTTTTGAGGATTTGTACGGCAATTTATGGGATTTGATTGAGCCAGTTTCGACTAAAGATACTAGTTTTTACTCGACTGCTATTTTAGCTATTAAACCCGAAGTTCATTTTGACACAGCGATTAAGGCGTTGAAAAAATTACAAGCAGCAACTAAGTTAGAAAAAGGTAATTTTTTATTTGAACTTCATTTAGATACAGAAAATAAAAATCAAATAATTGTTTGGGAAGGATTTTATTCAGAATCTGATTTTCAAGCTCATTTGAATTCGGTTCATTTACAAGATTTCCTGAAACAAAATGTCGTTGATTTTATCTCAGGATATCCTGCAAATCGAATAGTGTAA
- a CDS encoding YbaB/EbfC family nucleoid-associated protein has translation MDLMGMMGKLRETQQKIEDTKQRLNTVLIDEQSSDGTLNVTLTANRTIKSISIDDSLLEDKEQLEDYLILVLNKAIEKATKVNEAELDAVAKMDMPMIPGMDNLFK, from the coding sequence ATGGATTTAATGGGAATGATGGGTAAATTAAGAGAAACCCAACAAAAAATAGAAGACACCAAACAACGTTTAAATACCGTACTTATTGACGAACAAAGTTCTGACGGAACACTCAATGTGACTTTGACTGCCAATAGAACCATCAAATCAATTTCCATTGACGACAGCTTGTTAGAAGACAAAGAACAACTGGAAGATTATTTGATTTTGGTACTAAATAAAGCCATCGAAAAAGCAACCAAAGTAAACGAAGCCGAATTGGATGCGGTGGCTAAAATGGACATGCCGATGATTCCAGGAATGGATAATTTGTTTAAATAG
- a CDS encoding S9 family peptidase, with product MKNTLLIHFVCVIFAASFTTINAQSMSHTLSAPVAKKLPKKLKKHNEIRIDDYYWLNDRENPEVIDYLNQENSYYDAMTAHTKDFQKQLFEEMKGRIKEDDQSVPYLYNGYYYITRYEKGQDYPIYSRKKGSLDAPEEILFNCNELAKGHTFFQLGGLSVSPDNRFASFGVDTVGRRIYTIKIKNLETNEILPDVIENATGGSVWANDNHTLFYTRQDKVTLRANQIFKHKLQTSADQDILVFEEKDETFNVSVGKEKSRKYIVIGSESTMTTEYRILNLETPDAEFKVFQPRVRGLEYSISHFGDSFYILTNKDKATNFKLMKTPENATEKKHWKEVIAHRDDVLLEDIEIFSNYLVVEERSNGLNHIRILPWSGEGEYYLPFCSETYNAYTTTNVDFDTDILRYSYQSLATPSSVIDFNMKTKEKEIKKEQAVLGGQFDKNNYVEERVWATAKDGIKVPISLVYRKDLKKDGTNPLLQYAYGSYGVTMEPYFSTTRLSLLDRGFIYAIAHIRGGEDLGRQWYEDGKLLKKKNTFTDFIDCSQFLIQEKYTSPAHLYAEGGSAGGLLMGAVVNLAPELYHGVIAQVPFVDVVTTMLDDSIPLTTGEYDEWGNPNKKEYYDYMLSYSPYDNVKNQTYPNMLVTTGLHDSQVQYWEPAKWVAKLRTHKKDTTVLYLHTNMDAGHGGASGRFEAIKELAKEFAFLLDLEEIKK from the coding sequence ATGAAAAACACACTGCTGATACACTTTGTTTGTGTTATTTTTGCCGCTTCATTTACAACAATTAATGCACAGTCTATGTCACATACTCTTTCAGCTCCTGTAGCTAAAAAACTTCCAAAAAAATTAAAGAAACACAATGAGATTCGAATTGACGATTATTATTGGTTGAATGACAGAGAAAACCCTGAAGTCATTGATTATTTGAATCAAGAAAATTCGTATTACGATGCTATGACGGCACATACTAAGGATTTTCAGAAGCAATTGTTTGAAGAAATGAAAGGTCGAATCAAAGAGGACGATCAATCGGTTCCGTATTTATACAACGGCTATTATTACATCACTCGTTATGAGAAAGGACAAGATTATCCAATTTATTCGCGTAAAAAAGGAAGTTTAGACGCTCCAGAAGAAATTTTATTTAATTGTAATGAATTAGCGAAAGGACATACATTTTTTCAATTGGGTGGTTTGAGTGTAAGTCCTGATAATCGTTTTGCTTCCTTTGGAGTAGATACAGTCGGAAGACGTATTTACACCATTAAAATCAAGAATTTAGAAACCAACGAAATTCTTCCAGATGTGATTGAAAATGCGACAGGAGGTTCGGTTTGGGCTAATGATAATCACACCCTTTTTTATACCCGACAAGACAAAGTAACCTTGCGTGCTAACCAGATTTTCAAACACAAACTACAGACTTCAGCCGATCAAGATATTTTGGTTTTTGAAGAAAAAGACGAAACATTCAATGTATCTGTAGGCAAAGAAAAATCAAGAAAATATATTGTTATTGGTTCTGAAAGTACCATGACAACCGAATATCGAATTTTGAATTTGGAAACACCAGATGCTGAATTCAAGGTGTTTCAGCCTAGAGTCCGCGGTTTAGAATACAGTATTTCGCATTTTGGAGATTCGTTTTATATTTTAACCAATAAAGACAAAGCGACCAATTTTAAGTTGATGAAAACTCCTGAAAATGCCACCGAAAAGAAGCATTGGAAAGAAGTTATTGCGCACAGAGACGATGTGTTACTAGAAGATATTGAAATCTTCAGCAACTATTTGGTAGTCGAAGAGCGTTCCAATGGTTTGAATCATATTCGCATTTTGCCTTGGAGTGGAGAAGGAGAGTATTATTTGCCTTTTTGTAGCGAAACGTACAACGCTTATACTACTACTAATGTTGATTTTGATACGGATATTTTGAGATACAGCTATCAATCGTTGGCCACTCCTTCATCGGTGATTGATTTCAATATGAAGACCAAAGAGAAAGAAATCAAAAAAGAGCAAGCTGTTTTGGGTGGCCAATTTGATAAAAACAATTATGTAGAAGAGCGAGTTTGGGCTACTGCCAAAGACGGAATTAAAGTACCCATTTCATTGGTTTATCGTAAAGATTTGAAAAAAGATGGAACGAATCCGCTGTTGCAATATGCTTATGGTTCTTATGGTGTGACAATGGAGCCTTATTTTTCTACCACTCGTTTGTCATTGTTAGATCGCGGTTTTATTTATGCCATTGCTCACATTCGTGGAGGAGAAGATTTAGGAAGACAATGGTATGAAGACGGAAAATTATTAAAGAAAAAAAATACATTCACGGATTTTATTGATTGTTCTCAATTTTTAATTCAGGAAAAATATACTTCACCTGCTCATTTGTATGCCGAAGGAGGCTCAGCTGGTGGTTTGTTAATGGGAGCGGTAGTCAATTTGGCGCCTGAATTGTACCATGGTGTCATTGCGCAAGTACCTTTTGTTGATGTGGTGACAACTATGCTAGATGATAGTATACCATTAACTACTGGTGAATATGACGAATGGGGAAATCCAAACAAGAAAGAGTATTATGATTATATGTTGTCGTATTCTCCCTATGATAACGTAAAAAATCAAACGTATCCTAATATGTTAGTGACTACAGGCTTACATGATTCTCAGGTACAGTATTGGGAACCAGCCAAATGGGTCGCTAAATTACGTACGCATAAAAAAGACACTACTGTTTTATACTTACATACCAATATGGATGCAGGTCATGGTGGGGCTTCAGGGCGATTTGAAGCGATTAAAGAATTGGCTAAAGAATTTGCATTTTTATTGGATTTGGAAGAAATTAAAAAATAA
- a CDS encoding PLP-dependent cysteine synthase family protein, with translation MKEEINAHNSVLDLIGNTPLIKLKKVTEGIEGNFYAKVEAFNPGHSSKDRIALYIIEQAEKQGILTPGDTIVETTSGNTGFSLAMVSIIKGYNCILAVSSKSSKDKIDMLRAMGAKVYVCPAHVSADDDRSYYSVAKRLHEETKGSVYINQYFNQLNFDAHYLSTGPEIWKQTNGKITHLVACSGTGGTISGTAKYLKEQNPNIKILGVDAFGSVLKKYHETREFDKDEIYPYRIEGLGKNLIPSVTDFDVIDKFMKVTDEESAHATRELARTEGLFVGYTSGAVLQAIKQYADDGEFTPESNVIAIFPDHGSRYMSKVFSDDWMNEQGFFDSVNEEEAQKIEFIK, from the coding sequence ATGAAAGAAGAAATAAATGCTCATAATTCGGTTTTGGATTTGATAGGTAATACACCGCTTATCAAACTGAAAAAAGTAACTGAAGGGATAGAAGGTAATTTCTATGCTAAAGTGGAAGCATTTAATCCAGGTCACTCCTCCAAAGATAGAATTGCACTTTACATTATTGAACAAGCTGAAAAGCAAGGGATTCTTACTCCAGGTGATACTATTGTAGAAACTACATCTGGAAATACAGGATTCAGTTTAGCTATGGTAAGCATCATTAAAGGATACAATTGTATCCTGGCGGTGAGTTCTAAATCGTCCAAAGATAAAATCGATATGCTACGCGCGATGGGAGCCAAGGTATATGTTTGTCCTGCTCACGTTTCAGCAGATGACGATCGTTCCTATTACAGTGTAGCTAAACGTTTGCACGAAGAAACTAAAGGTTCGGTTTATATCAATCAATATTTTAATCAATTGAATTTTGATGCTCATTATTTGAGTACAGGTCCTGAAATTTGGAAACAAACCAACGGAAAAATTACCCATCTTGTCGCTTGTAGCGGAACAGGAGGAACTATTTCTGGGACAGCTAAATATTTGAAAGAACAAAATCCGAATATTAAAATTTTAGGTGTAGACGCTTTTGGTTCTGTATTGAAAAAATACCATGAAACAAGAGAATTTGATAAAGACGAAATTTATCCCTACCGAATAGAAGGTTTGGGTAAAAACTTAATACCATCGGTTACCGATTTTGATGTGATCGATAAATTCATGAAAGTAACTGACGAAGAAAGTGCACATGCTACTCGTGAGTTAGCTAGGACAGAAGGTTTGTTTGTAGGATATACTTCAGGTGCTGTACTTCAAGCGATTAAACAATATGCTGATGATGGTGAGTTTACACCAGAGAGTAACGTAATTGCTATTTTTCCAGATCATGGATCCCGATATATGAGTAAAGTATTTAGTGATGATTGGATGAATGAACAAGGTTTTTTTGACAGTGTAAATGAAGAAGAAGCCCAAAAAATAGAATTTATAAAATAA
- a CDS encoding YebC/PmpR family DNA-binding transcriptional regulator has translation MGRAFEFRKGRKMKRWSAMAKAFTRIGKDIVMAVKEGGPNPDANSRLRAVIQNAKAANMPKENVERAIKKATDKDTANYKEVLFEGYAPHGIALLIETATDNNNRTVANVRSYFNKCNGTMGTQGSVEFMFDHTCNFRVPKEGLDPEELELEFIDFGAEEVFEDEDGILIYAPFGSFGTIQKELENRGLEILSSGFERIPQITKKLTDEQVADVEKLIEKLEEDDDVMNVYHTMEE, from the coding sequence ATGGGAAGAGCTTTCGAATTTAGAAAAGGAAGAAAAATGAAACGTTGGTCAGCTATGGCCAAAGCCTTTACCAGAATTGGTAAAGACATTGTAATGGCAGTAAAAGAAGGAGGACCAAATCCGGATGCTAATTCACGTTTAAGAGCGGTAATACAAAATGCAAAGGCAGCCAATATGCCTAAGGAAAATGTAGAACGTGCTATTAAAAAAGCGACCGATAAAGATACAGCCAACTATAAAGAAGTATTATTTGAAGGTTATGCGCCTCACGGAATTGCACTTTTAATTGAAACAGCAACTGATAACAATAATAGAACTGTTGCCAATGTTCGTTCTTATTTCAACAAATGCAATGGCACCATGGGAACACAAGGTTCGGTTGAATTTATGTTCGATCATACCTGTAATTTCCGCGTACCAAAAGAAGGATTAGATCCTGAAGAATTGGAATTAGAATTCATTGATTTTGGTGCAGAAGAAGTATTTGAAGACGAAGACGGAATATTAATCTATGCGCCTTTTGGAAGTTTTGGAACGATCCAAAAAGAATTAGAAAATAGAGGTTTGGAAATTTTATCTTCTGGATTTGAACGAATTCCTCAAATCACTAAAAAGCTAACGGATGAGCAAGTAGCTGATGTGGAAAAATTAATCGAAAAACTAGAAGAAGATGATGATGTGATGAACGTTTATCACACAATGGAAGAATAA
- the gcvT gene encoding glycine cleavage system aminomethyltransferase GcvT → MKNTALTHIHESLGAKMLPFAGYNMPILYEGVNAEHEIVRTGVGVFDVSHMGEFLLSGPNALALIQKVTSNDAATLTIGRAQYSCLPNTEGGIVDDLLVYKMKEDEYLLVVNASNIEKDWNWISSFNDLGVEMKNLSDDYSLLAIQGPKAVEAMQSLSSLDLAQIEYYHFQVGDFAEINDVIISATGYTGAGGFEIYCKNADVEQIWNAVFEAGKTFNIQPIGLAARDTLRLEMGFCLYGNDINDTTSPLEAGLGWITKFNKEFTNSANLKKQKEAGVTKKLVGFEMQERAVPRHDYEIVDAAGNAIGIVTSGTMSPSMNKGIGLGYVSAAFSGVDSDIYIRIRKNDVPAKVVKLPFYKK, encoded by the coding sequence ATGAAAAATACTGCTTTAACGCACATTCACGAAAGTTTGGGAGCTAAAATGCTACCGTTTGCCGGATACAATATGCCTATTCTTTACGAAGGGGTAAATGCCGAACACGAAATTGTTCGTACTGGCGTAGGCGTATTTGACGTGTCGCACATGGGCGAATTTTTACTGTCGGGTCCTAATGCCTTAGCATTGATCCAAAAAGTAACTTCTAATGATGCCGCTACCCTAACTATTGGAAGAGCGCAATATTCGTGTTTACCCAATACCGAAGGCGGAATTGTAGACGATTTGTTGGTGTACAAAATGAAAGAAGACGAGTATCTTTTGGTGGTGAATGCTTCTAATATTGAGAAAGACTGGAACTGGATTAGCAGTTTTAATGATTTAGGTGTGGAGATGAAAAACCTTTCTGATGATTATTCCTTATTGGCTATTCAAGGTCCTAAAGCAGTAGAAGCCATGCAAAGTTTGTCTTCATTGGATTTGGCACAAATTGAATACTATCATTTTCAAGTGGGTGATTTTGCAGAAATTAATGACGTAATTATTTCGGCAACGGGTTATACTGGAGCGGGAGGATTTGAAATATATTGTAAAAATGCCGATGTAGAACAAATTTGGAATGCTGTTTTTGAAGCTGGAAAAACATTCAACATCCAACCTATTGGTTTGGCTGCCCGTGATACCTTACGTTTAGAAATGGGATTCTGTTTGTACGGAAACGATATCAACGATACTACTTCGCCTTTAGAAGCAGGATTGGGTTGGATTACCAAATTCAATAAAGAATTTACGAATTCTGCCAACTTGAAAAAACAAAAAGAAGCGGGTGTTACCAAAAAATTAGTGGGTTTTGAAATGCAAGAACGCGCAGTGCCAAGACATGATTACGAAATTGTAGATGCTGCTGGAAATGCTATCGGAATTGTAACATCGGGGACTATGTCGCCATCCATGAATAAAGGTATTGGTTTAGGTTATGTAAGTGCAGCATTCAGTGGTGTAGATAGCGATATCTATATTCGAATTCGTAAAAATGATGTGCCTGCCAAAGTGGTTAAACTACCATTTTATAAAAAATAA
- a CDS encoding DUF6150 family protein, translating to MKSFYLFLALFFFFSVSVKAQKVFSVNYQNQADVKVYVAKYENQADLKVFKLKYTNQVGQNDGKWFFTDYQNQANKTLFFVDYENQADLKIFFVSYENQAGWRNNSKRHLMY from the coding sequence ATGAAATCATTTTATTTATTTCTCGCTTTATTTTTTTTCTTTTCTGTTTCAGTTAAAGCCCAGAAAGTATTTTCGGTCAACTATCAAAATCAGGCCGACGTTAAAGTATATGTTGCAAAATATGAAAATCAAGCGGATCTAAAAGTTTTTAAATTAAAGTATACCAATCAAGTTGGTCAAAACGATGGTAAATGGTTTTTCACAGACTATCAAAATCAAGCTAATAAAACGCTATTTTTTGTAGATTATGAAAACCAAGCGGATCTAAAAATATTTTTTGTATCGTATGAAAATCAAGCAGGATGGAGGAATAATTCCAAAAGGCATTTGATGTATTGA
- a CDS encoding helix-turn-helix domain-containing protein translates to MKSLSQFVKDKRKSVNLTQEEFAQKAGVALTVVRKIEQGKENFNLKKVNHVLKVFGHTLAPIKTRELFKINNAHVDIID, encoded by the coding sequence ATGAAGTCACTATCTCAATTTGTAAAAGACAAAAGAAAATCAGTAAATCTGACTCAAGAAGAATTCGCTCAAAAAGCGGGAGTAGCACTCACAGTGGTTAGAAAAATTGAACAAGGCAAAGAAAATTTCAATCTGAAAAAAGTGAACCATGTGTTGAAAGTGTTTGGACACACATTAGCACCAATTAAGACCAGAGAACTATTCAAAATCAATAACGCACATGTAGATATAATTGACTGA
- a CDS encoding helix-turn-helix domain-containing protein encodes MHFEELIQVIKERREMLQVTQETLATLSGVGLRTLRQFESGKGNPTLSTLQKLTDALGLDLVLVVKNKNES; translated from the coding sequence ATGCATTTTGAAGAGTTAATACAAGTAATAAAGGAACGTAGGGAAATGCTACAGGTGACTCAAGAAACCTTAGCTACACTTTCTGGAGTTGGACTAAGGACTTTACGACAATTTGAGAGTGGTAAAGGGAATCCTACTTTGTCAACGTTGCAAAAACTCACCGATGCTTTAGGATTAGATTTAGTTTTAGTGGTTAAAAATAAAAATGAATCGTAA
- a CDS encoding HipA N-terminal domain-containing protein, with amino-acid sequence MREATILFKGEKAGILTQHDDASFTFAYSDDWVLNIEKPSISLTLQKINKVFHSPYLFPFFYNMLPEGTNKQAICKLNKIDLNDYFGLLLTVATEDTIGAITIEKRY; translated from the coding sequence ATGAGAGAAGCTACTATTTTATTTAAAGGTGAAAAAGCGGGTATATTGACTCAACATGATGATGCAAGTTTTACATTTGCCTATTCGGATGATTGGGTGCTGAATATTGAAAAACCTAGTATTAGTTTGACATTGCAAAAAATCAATAAAGTGTTTCACTCTCCTTATTTGTTCCCTTTTTTTTATAATATGCTTCCAGAAGGAACTAATAAACAGGCGATATGTAAATTAAATAAAATCGACCTAAATGATTATTTTGGGTTATTATTGACCGTTGCAACTGAGGATACAATTGGAGCTATTACAATTGAAAAACGTTACTAA
- a CDS encoding type II toxin-antitoxin system HipA family toxin, giving the protein MSLLEINHCPGTLAEGFSTYSRTCLNKVFQGKKVNHILPYDSPFSGTESDILFEENRNRISISGVQEKFSVVLEKNKLRLVKEGEVGKYILKPIPSFGKKANQMPANEHLTMQIAKQVYGIETAENALIFFNNNEKAYLTKRFDFNKEGYKLAQEDFASLAQKTPQTHGEHYKYSGNYFDLFELMKEHLPAYLSEAPKLLKLLVFNYLFSNGDAHFKNFSLLETPMGDYRLSPAYDLLNSRIHIEDKDFALDDGLLPKKLSGGTIKSQFVSLAQLAGINEKIVKEILLLMTSKTEQVAKLIECSFLDDTTKRNYLQSYQGRLKRLMKE; this is encoded by the coding sequence ATGAGTTTATTAGAAATCAATCACTGTCCTGGTACTTTAGCAGAGGGCTTTTCTACTTATAGTAGAACTTGTTTGAATAAAGTATTTCAAGGAAAAAAGGTAAATCATATTTTACCATACGATTCACCTTTTTCAGGTACTGAATCCGATATTCTTTTTGAAGAAAATAGAAATCGAATTTCAATATCTGGTGTTCAAGAAAAATTTTCAGTGGTACTCGAGAAAAATAAGTTACGACTTGTTAAAGAAGGGGAGGTAGGTAAATATATTTTAAAACCCATACCTTCATTCGGTAAAAAAGCAAATCAAATGCCTGCAAATGAACATTTAACAATGCAAATTGCTAAACAGGTTTATGGAATAGAAACGGCTGAAAACGCATTAATTTTTTTCAATAATAACGAAAAAGCCTACTTAACTAAACGATTTGATTTTAACAAAGAAGGATATAAACTAGCTCAAGAAGATTTTGCTTCTTTGGCTCAAAAGACTCCACAAACCCATGGTGAGCATTATAAATATTCAGGTAATTATTTTGATTTGTTTGAATTAATGAAAGAACATTTACCTGCCTATCTTTCTGAAGCTCCAAAATTATTGAAGTTACTTGTTTTTAATTACTTGTTTTCTAATGGTGATGCTCATTTTAAAAATTTTTCCTTATTAGAAACCCCGATGGGAGATTATCGTCTTAGCCCTGCATATGATTTACTTAATAGTAGAATTCATATTGAAGATAAAGATTTTGCTTTAGATGATGGATTACTTCCTAAAAAACTTTCAGGTGGCACTATTAAAAGTCAATTTGTTTCTCTTGCTCAATTAGCAGGAATTAATGAAAAAATAGTCAAAGAAATACTTCTATTAATGACATCTAAGACAGAGCAAGTGGCTAAATTAATTGAATGTTCTTTTCTGGATGACACTACAAAACGTAATTATTTACAATCTTATCAAGGGCGTTTAAAACGGTTGATGAAAGAATAA
- a CDS encoding nucleotidyl transferase AbiEii/AbiGii toxin family protein, producing MTYKLHYNTVTPLLKSILEKLMEANEFAQFRLVGGTALSLYCGHRMSVDIDLFTEAEYGTIDFQDIEDYLVKQFTYVDFNNLPVGMGKSYFIGNDSQNAIKLDLYYTEPFIDDVIEVDAIRMATIEEIIAMKIDVIQRTGRKKDYWDLHELKGQYNIKDMLGFHLKRYPYTHNKKQILNNFVDFEEANDDFDPVCLRDKYWEFIKLDLIDFVNN from the coding sequence ATGACATATAAATTACATTATAATACAGTAACCCCATTACTCAAAAGTATATTAGAAAAACTAATGGAGGCTAATGAATTTGCTCAATTTAGATTAGTTGGGGGCACGGCTTTAAGTCTTTATTGTGGCCATCGTATGTCCGTTGACATTGATTTATTTACAGAAGCTGAATATGGAACGATAGATTTTCAGGATATTGAAGACTATCTAGTAAAACAATTTACCTATGTTGACTTTAATAACCTTCCTGTTGGAATGGGTAAATCTTATTTTATTGGGAATGATAGTCAAAACGCAATAAAACTTGATTTGTATTATACGGAACCATTTATTGATGATGTTATAGAAGTAGATGCTATTCGTATGGCAACAATTGAAGAAATTATAGCAATGAAAATTGATGTAATTCAACGTACAGGAAGGAAAAAAGACTACTGGGATTTACATGAACTAAAAGGCCAATATAACATAAAAGACATGTTGGGTTTTCATCTAAAAAGGTATCCATATACACACAATAAAAAGCAGATACTAAATAATTTCGTTGATTTTGAAGAAGCGAATGACGATTTTGATCCGGTATGTTTAAGAGATAAATACTGGGAATTTATAAAACTTGATTTGATTGATTTTGTAAATAACTAA
- a CDS encoding helix-turn-helix transcriptional regulator, translating to MNSNLNILKGLHPGLVIERELKKRKLRKNSFALKLQEYPQTLTAITKGRRGITTSLALKIEKTLGFDEGFLMMLQVYFDIEVEKKKQIQNKPNLKLIRPVLFWDTKFENIDWIKQKKAVIKRVFERGNEDEKNEIKRYYGEAAVKKIMITNDI from the coding sequence ATGAATTCGAATTTAAACATATTAAAAGGACTACACCCTGGATTAGTTATCGAACGGGAATTAAAAAAGCGAAAACTTCGTAAAAATAGTTTTGCTCTAAAACTTCAAGAATATCCACAAACCCTTACAGCTATTACAAAAGGCAGAAGAGGTATTACAACTAGCTTAGCCTTAAAAATAGAAAAAACATTAGGATTTGATGAAGGATTTTTAATGATGCTTCAAGTGTATTTTGATATTGAAGTTGAGAAAAAGAAACAAATACAAAATAAACCCAACTTAAAATTAATAAGACCTGTACTATTTTGGGATACTAAATTCGAAAATATAGACTGGATAAAACAAAAAAAAGCAGTTATTAAAAGAGTTTTTGAACGTGGTAATGAGGATGAAAAAAACGAAATTAAACGTTATTATGGCGAAGCCGCTGTAAAAAAAATCATGATTACAAATGACATATAA